The Zobellia alginiliquefaciens genome contains a region encoding:
- a CDS encoding YihY/virulence factor BrkB family protein has translation MTATKTDKKFKLKHLPKLIVDTYKAWDADDPFRLSAIVAYYAVLSLPGLLVIIINLVGSVWGTEIVQGELTQEISSALGHDAAEAIQSMMVETQNENRSTIASILGIGTLIFGATGVFYHLQLSLNQIWQVQPHPDSSFIKMLMDRARSFAFIVAIGFLLLVSFLVTAAISALNAYIRSMLPEVIVYIAYLLDFVVSVGIITVLFALIFRYLPDAKIRWKTVWIGALITAVLFVLGKSLLGYYFGEANPGSTYGAAGTIVLVLLWVSYSCLILFFGAEFTWVYAKKYGHGVPTESAEKISE, from the coding sequence ATGACAGCTACCAAAACCGATAAAAAATTTAAACTAAAACACCTTCCCAAATTAATAGTTGATACCTATAAAGCTTGGGATGCGGACGATCCTTTTAGACTAAGTGCTATTGTCGCCTACTACGCGGTACTCTCTTTACCCGGTCTTCTCGTTATAATTATAAATCTTGTGGGTTCGGTATGGGGCACAGAGATTGTTCAAGGAGAACTGACCCAAGAAATTTCTAGTGCTCTGGGTCATGATGCTGCAGAAGCCATACAATCCATGATGGTTGAAACACAAAATGAAAACCGAAGCACTATAGCAAGTATCCTAGGAATAGGCACTCTCATTTTTGGTGCTACCGGAGTATTCTACCACTTACAACTTTCATTGAATCAGATATGGCAAGTGCAACCACACCCGGATTCAAGTTTTATAAAAATGCTGATGGACAGAGCTAGAAGCTTTGCTTTTATTGTCGCCATCGGTTTTTTGTTGTTGGTGAGTTTTCTGGTTACAGCAGCTATATCGGCCTTAAACGCTTATATACGGAGTATGCTACCCGAGGTTATAGTCTACATTGCCTACCTGCTAGATTTTGTGGTCTCCGTTGGAATAATAACGGTACTCTTTGCTCTAATATTCAGATACCTTCCCGATGCCAAAATACGTTGGAAAACCGTTTGGATAGGCGCCCTTATTACAGCGGTTCTATTTGTATTGGGTAAGTCTTTACTGGGTTACTATTTTGGTGAAGCAAACCCTGGTTCTACCTATGGCGCAGCGGGAACAATTGTTTTGGTTCTTTTATGGGTTTCCTACTCCTGTTTAATACTATTTTTTGGAGCAGAATTTACATGGGTCTATGCCAAAAAGTACGGTCACGGAGTGCCAACTGAATCCGCCGAAAAAATTAGTGAATAG
- a CDS encoding helix-turn-helix domain-containing protein yields MGIEEKSSQETLVDKLSREIEANLNNDQFGVDHLAENVGMSRSNLHRKLHKTLGISTSQFIREYRLKRALKILQEEDVTASETAYRVGFSSATYFSTCFHKFYGYTPGEVKSRLKDELVVEEQSAINSIKNDHWNRKRSILWVALPLVLLLLIVFLYRKTSRDETAIPVTENATDTKSIAVLPLKNWTGNPDLEYVSDGMTDAIISRLTKVSAIDKVIPFTSTVKFKETDKTTQEIAAELGVTNLLQGNLQISGDQIKINLQLIHGKSNEHIWSQEYTKEWKSDEIFDLQTEVVEGIVNNMNATIAKDELANIKKVPTKSKDAYSYYLQGEFQRNKGDELSYSNAINLYKNAIAADSNFIEAYVDMANVWHMGGSVWGFYEEQIAWGNAKALLEQALKIEPTNLRVEEELNTGRFFYDWNFELVEKFYKKILDDSILDKPSVISLDYPIKTGRPEKTLETVQDLKINDPSNVFYPFFKAEAMFYLGSNDEALKILTQSDPFYTDNWFYLRESTKLYYYLGAYEKSRIQLEKVVTKFSDYPPILMWFNAVYAKMDGKNSEVNKHLNELKNEYKKGSSGSPAWFIALYYAHINDYERTFEWLQKSYDRHEVEMTWLREEPLLASIRNDSRYRELYDKVGFSSIGLSIKSSAQQ; encoded by the coding sequence ATGGGGATTGAGGAAAAATCGTCGCAAGAAACACTGGTCGATAAACTTTCGAGAGAAATTGAGGCGAACTTGAACAATGATCAGTTTGGGGTAGACCATCTTGCGGAAAACGTGGGTATGAGCAGGTCAAATCTGCATAGAAAACTACATAAGACATTAGGTATTTCCACAAGTCAGTTTATAAGGGAATATCGACTAAAACGAGCGTTAAAAATTCTTCAAGAAGAGGATGTCACCGCTTCGGAAACGGCATATCGTGTAGGTTTTAGCAGTGCCACTTATTTTAGTACTTGTTTTCATAAGTTTTATGGGTATACGCCAGGCGAAGTCAAATCTAGGTTAAAAGATGAGTTAGTAGTGGAAGAACAATCTGCTATTAATAGTATTAAAAATGACCATTGGAACAGAAAGAGATCTATTCTCTGGGTTGCTTTACCATTGGTTCTCCTTCTTTTAATCGTGTTTCTTTATAGAAAGACCTCAAGAGACGAGACAGCAATTCCAGTAACAGAAAATGCAACCGATACTAAGTCAATTGCAGTTCTGCCCCTTAAAAATTGGACGGGAAATCCGGATCTGGAATATGTAAGCGATGGCATGACGGATGCGATTATCTCAAGATTAACAAAGGTGAGTGCTATTGATAAGGTAATTCCTTTTACCTCTACCGTAAAATTCAAGGAAACGGATAAAACTACCCAAGAAATAGCGGCAGAATTAGGTGTTACGAACCTGTTGCAGGGGAATCTTCAGATTTCAGGAGACCAAATTAAAATTAACCTTCAATTAATTCATGGGAAATCAAATGAACATATTTGGTCACAGGAATACACAAAAGAATGGAAATCTGACGAAATCTTTGACCTGCAGACCGAGGTAGTAGAAGGAATAGTGAACAACATGAATGCCACAATAGCTAAAGATGAATTAGCCAATATTAAAAAAGTGCCGACAAAAAGTAAAGATGCCTATTCGTATTACCTTCAAGGGGAATTTCAAAGAAATAAAGGAGACGAACTATCATATTCCAATGCTATAAACCTTTATAAGAATGCTATTGCGGCAGATTCAAATTTTATAGAAGCCTATGTGGATATGGCTAATGTTTGGCATATGGGCGGCTCCGTTTGGGGTTTTTACGAGGAGCAAATTGCTTGGGGTAATGCGAAAGCATTATTGGAACAAGCTCTAAAAATAGAACCAACGAATTTACGCGTTGAAGAAGAGCTAAATACAGGACGTTTTTTTTATGATTGGAATTTTGAACTTGTAGAGAAATTTTATAAAAAAATATTAGATGATTCCATCCTAGACAAACCATCTGTTATTTCTCTAGATTACCCTATAAAAACCGGAAGACCAGAAAAAACTCTGGAGACCGTTCAAGATTTAAAGATAAATGATCCATCAAACGTATTTTATCCATTTTTTAAAGCAGAGGCTATGTTTTATTTAGGCTCTAATGATGAGGCCTTAAAAATATTAACGCAATCAGACCCTTTTTATACGGATAACTGGTTTTATTTACGAGAATCTACCAAGTTATATTATTATTTGGGAGCATATGAAAAATCGAGGATTCAACTTGAAAAAGTAGTAACTAAATTTTCAGACTATCCACCAATACTAATGTGGTTTAACGCTGTCTACGCTAAAATGGATGGTAAGAATTCGGAAGTAAATAAGCATTTAAACGAGTTGAAAAACGAGTACAAAAAAGGTTCGTCAGGCAGCCCTGCATGGTTTATCGCCCTCTATTATGCCCATATTAACGATTATGAAAGAACTTTTGAATGGCTGCAAAAATCGTATGATAGGCATGAAGTAGAAATGACCTGGCTACGGGAAGAACCATTATTAGCATCTATTAGAAACGATTCGCGATACAGAGAACTGTACGACAAAGTCGGGTTTTCAAGTATTGGGTTGTCTATAAAATCTTCAGCGCAACAGTAG
- a CDS encoding Tat (twin-arginine translocation) pathway signal sequence containing protein, with the protein MRTKNMNSRRKFMGSVLMGATASTFSIITNPVHANMLEFDDKKMTEAEDWFENIKGEHRIVYDGSTPHDGFPVIWNWAFYLSNNETGSGDDDITAMTVLRHNAIPFALKSEVWKKYKLGEVFGVNDNATKAPSLRNPYYEPKEGDFPMPVIQGIKDMQQRGAMFCVCNLALSVYSGVVAQKMGLDAKEVYQEWLDAVQPGIHVVPSGVWALGRAQKKGCGYIFAGN; encoded by the coding sequence ATGAGAACAAAGAACATGAATTCAAGAAGAAAGTTTATGGGTTCGGTACTTATGGGTGCTACAGCAAGTACCTTTTCAATAATTACCAACCCAGTGCATGCCAATATGCTAGAATTTGATGATAAAAAAATGACGGAGGCCGAAGATTGGTTCGAAAATATTAAAGGCGAGCATCGCATTGTCTACGATGGGTCTACGCCCCATGATGGTTTTCCTGTTATCTGGAACTGGGCTTTTTATCTGTCAAATAATGAAACCGGTTCTGGTGATGATGATATTACGGCAATGACGGTTTTACGACACAACGCCATTCCGTTTGCATTAAAATCAGAAGTGTGGAAGAAGTACAAGCTGGGAGAGGTCTTCGGAGTAAATGATAATGCCACCAAGGCTCCCTCTTTACGGAATCCCTATTACGAACCAAAGGAAGGAGATTTTCCCATGCCTGTAATTCAGGGTATAAAAGACATGCAACAAAGAGGAGCGATGTTCTGCGTTTGCAATTTGGCACTTTCAGTATATAGTGGTGTCGTTGCCCAAAAAATGGGGCTGGATGCTAAAGAAGTATATCAAGAATGGCTAGATGCGGTTCAACCGGGAATTCATGTAGTTCCTTCCGGTGTCTGGGCATTAGGAAGAGCCCAAAAGAAAGGTTGTGGCTACATTTTTGCCGGAAATTAA
- a CDS encoding nickel-binding protein, with protein sequence MPLFMDIHKVDSDDFTVKDVIQAHLHDLAVQERFGVIQRKYWVNEENKMVFCLMEGPSKEACHKTHAESHGMTACNIIEVSDDEYNIFMAQGSTQKEDLAYTANGDLDTGFRTIMLISTSDFSGNYRHYIKETRSLIDKFHGKIVRQPNEDETMASFLLASDAIIAAMAIANLLQTIPDNFEYRLALVSGSPVDEKGVDLFEETKKKVRTLCWVGLSKVVYMDAITEVLSHKESNTPKLNHAHVKIVNATDFLFCEKLSLILNNELNDPNFKGDVLSHQLHLSKAQTYRKIKSLTGMSPNTMIRELRLRKSLRALKCNDQTVAEIAYDLGFNSPTYFTRVFRNRYDVLPTSFARLNAV encoded by the coding sequence ATGCCATTATTTATGGACATACACAAGGTAGATTCCGATGACTTCACTGTCAAAGACGTTATTCAGGCCCATTTACATGATCTTGCTGTACAAGAGCGTTTCGGAGTTATTCAACGTAAGTATTGGGTGAACGAAGAGAACAAAATGGTGTTTTGCCTAATGGAAGGCCCAAGTAAAGAAGCCTGTCACAAAACGCACGCGGAATCACATGGTATGACCGCCTGTAATATCATTGAAGTTTCTGATGATGAGTACAATATTTTTATGGCGCAGGGAAGCACCCAAAAGGAAGATTTAGCCTATACTGCGAACGGTGACCTAGATACGGGTTTCAGAACAATAATGCTAATAAGTACATCGGACTTTTCAGGAAATTACCGGCATTATATAAAGGAGACAAGAAGTTTGATTGATAAATTTCATGGAAAAATAGTGCGCCAGCCTAATGAAGATGAGACCATGGCTTCTTTTCTGTTAGCTTCCGATGCCATTATAGCGGCAATGGCTATTGCTAATTTACTACAGACCATTCCGGATAATTTTGAATACCGATTGGCCCTAGTCAGTGGTAGTCCTGTTGATGAAAAAGGAGTAGACCTATTTGAGGAAACCAAAAAAAAGGTACGCACTCTTTGTTGGGTAGGATTGAGCAAAGTAGTCTATATGGATGCCATTACAGAGGTGCTTTCCCATAAAGAATCGAACACCCCCAAGCTAAATCACGCTCATGTGAAAATTGTAAACGCGACGGATTTTTTGTTCTGTGAAAAACTGTCCTTAATTTTAAATAATGAATTGAATGACCCCAATTTCAAAGGCGACGTACTTAGTCATCAATTACACCTAAGCAAGGCGCAGACGTATAGAAAAATAAAATCGCTTACGGGCATGTCGCCTAATACGATGATACGAGAACTCCGGCTCCGAAAATCACTCAGGGCTTTAAAGTGCAATGACCAAACCGTAGCCGAAATTGCATATGATTTGGGTTTTAATAGTCCCACCTATTTTACAAGGGTCTTTAGAAACCGGTATGATGTGCTTCCCACATCTTTTGCCAGATTAAATGCCGTCTAA
- a CDS encoding sulfite exporter TauE/SafE family protein: METIHILGYLAALAIGVVLGLMGGGGSIMAVPIFTYLFHISPVATTTYSLFVVGTSASVGAVKNFKKGLIDFKIALVFAIPAFVAVYIARRFIVPIIPEKLISVGGVVLTRNMSIMLLFAILMLVASLSMIFKKERAVEDKIMTLYNYPLMVGGGVIIGVLTGIVGIGGGFLIIPVLVLLVKLPMKKAVATSLFIIALKSLIGFSGDLGNLEINWTFLSVFTLISIAGIFLGVYLSSFVKCERLKRSFGWFVLIMAISIFCKEVGNQL; the protein is encoded by the coding sequence ATGGAAACCATCCATATTTTGGGATATTTGGCGGCTTTGGCCATTGGTGTTGTATTGGGGCTGATGGGAGGTGGTGGGTCCATTATGGCTGTTCCCATTTTCACCTATTTATTTCATATCAGTCCCGTTGCAACAACCACGTATTCGTTATTTGTGGTGGGTACTTCTGCCTCGGTAGGAGCAGTAAAAAATTTCAAAAAGGGTTTGATAGATTTTAAGATAGCTTTGGTTTTTGCCATTCCTGCATTTGTAGCAGTATATATCGCTAGAAGATTTATAGTTCCAATAATTCCGGAAAAACTGATTTCGGTAGGCGGTGTTGTGCTGACTAGAAATATGAGTATTATGTTACTTTTTGCCATATTAATGTTGGTGGCATCATTGTCAATGATATTTAAGAAAGAGCGTGCCGTTGAGGATAAAATAATGACGCTGTATAATTACCCTTTGATGGTAGGAGGAGGAGTTATCATTGGTGTCTTGACTGGAATAGTTGGTATAGGCGGCGGATTTTTAATCATTCCGGTTTTGGTATTACTTGTAAAACTCCCCATGAAAAAAGCGGTGGCAACGTCACTGTTTATAATCGCCCTAAAATCATTGATTGGGTTTTCAGGTGATTTAGGTAACCTAGAAATCAATTGGACATTCCTATCAGTATTTACCTTGATTTCTATTGCCGGGATATTTTTGGGAGTCTACCTATCATCTTTTGTAAAGTGCGAAAGACTAAAGAGAAGTTTCGGCTGGTTTGTGCTCATAATGGCCATAAGTATTTTTTGTAAAGAAGTAGGTAACCAACTCTAG
- a CDS encoding helix-turn-helix domain-containing protein: MSKNLSKGSKATPSQGRLIDKLRKEIELNLDNDQFGVDSLAQAVGMSRSSLHRKLHKVLGISTSQFIREYRLKRALKILQEEDITASETAYRVGFSSATYFNTCFHKYHGYTPGEVKSKSTEEIEKVFVEQSTPIDRDGTKKRMLWVAMSATVVCAVVFYFYNSAAKENKDTVTLRKPANEKSIVVLPFKNLTGDTDLEYVSDGMTDAIISKLTEINSIKKVVPFTSTLSYKGTNKTIKEIVTELDVENLLQGNLQISGNQIKVKLQLIDGTSNNHLWSKEYVREWKTDEIFTIQTEVVEGVASSMSAIITDSEMVYVKTIPTKSKQAYSYYLQAEYQRYKSNEATFDLAMPLYKKAIALDSSFVEAYLGLASIWSFGGMVWGLYNEQTAWKNAKSLLEHAYELDPSNQEVEEELYTGNFYYEWNFEMVEQFYQTKSKGSFYVNTPIINTDYAIKMGRYHEAIENIDKHLLRDPSLIGVFFCRKAEALMFLGNSKGAIDLLNSTVLPYSDNLFYLRESAKQYFYLGEHEKSKTQLKKIFNQFPDYPPLLMWLNAVFAQIDGNTEAISKHLAELHAKYENGSSGSPAWFIALYYAHTKDYESTFEWLQKSYDRHEVEMTWLREEPLLAPIRNDSRYKDLYENVGFSSIGLPIKSSLKN; the protein is encoded by the coding sequence ATGTCTAAAAATTTATCTAAAGGAAGTAAGGCAACACCATCGCAGGGTAGATTGATAGATAAACTCAGGAAAGAAATTGAGTTAAATCTAGATAACGACCAATTCGGGGTAGATAGTCTTGCGCAGGCCGTGGGCATGAGTAGATCTAGTTTGCACCGAAAACTACATAAGGTATTAGGTATATCCACAAGTCAGTTTATAAGAGAGTATAGATTAAAACGAGCTCTAAAAATTCTTCAGGAAGAAGATATCACGGCTTCGGAAACGGCGTATAGAGTGGGATTTAGCAGTGCCACCTATTTTAATACTTGCTTTCATAAGTACCATGGGTACACGCCAGGTGAGGTGAAATCTAAAAGTACTGAGGAAATAGAAAAGGTTTTTGTTGAACAAAGTACTCCAATCGATAGAGATGGTACTAAAAAAAGAATGCTGTGGGTAGCAATGTCCGCCACTGTTGTATGTGCAGTAGTTTTCTATTTCTATAATTCTGCTGCAAAGGAAAATAAGGATACAGTTACTCTTAGGAAACCGGCCAATGAGAAATCCATCGTGGTACTTCCTTTTAAAAATTTGACGGGAGATACCGATTTAGAATATGTAAGCGATGGAATGACCGATGCCATTATTTCTAAATTGACCGAAATTAACAGTATTAAAAAGGTCGTTCCATTTACATCAACTTTATCATACAAAGGAACAAATAAGACCATCAAGGAAATCGTGACCGAATTAGACGTAGAAAATCTTTTGCAAGGCAATCTTCAGATATCAGGTAATCAAATTAAGGTAAAACTACAATTGATTGATGGAACATCTAACAATCATCTTTGGTCTAAAGAATATGTAAGGGAATGGAAAACTGACGAAATTTTTACAATCCAGACCGAAGTTGTTGAAGGTGTTGCCTCTAGCATGAGCGCAATTATAACAGATAGCGAAATGGTTTATGTCAAGACCATACCTACTAAAAGTAAGCAAGCATATTCTTACTACCTTCAGGCAGAGTATCAACGGTATAAATCAAATGAGGCCACATTTGACCTTGCAATGCCCCTATATAAAAAAGCAATTGCTTTAGACTCCAGTTTTGTAGAAGCATATTTAGGCCTTGCTTCCATATGGAGTTTTGGAGGTATGGTGTGGGGTCTTTATAACGAACAAACGGCGTGGAAAAATGCCAAGAGTTTATTGGAACATGCATATGAATTGGACCCTTCAAATCAAGAAGTAGAGGAGGAGCTATATACTGGGAATTTCTACTATGAATGGAATTTTGAAATGGTAGAGCAATTTTACCAAACAAAGTCAAAAGGTTCTTTTTATGTTAATACACCTATTATTAATACAGATTATGCCATAAAAATGGGTAGGTATCATGAGGCCATTGAAAATATTGACAAACATCTGTTACGCGATCCTTCATTAATAGGGGTCTTTTTCTGTCGTAAGGCTGAAGCACTGATGTTTCTTGGTAATTCAAAAGGAGCAATTGACCTGTTGAACAGTACGGTACTACCTTATAGCGATAATTTATTCTATCTAAGGGAATCGGCAAAGCAATATTTCTATTTGGGTGAACATGAAAAATCAAAAACTCAGCTGAAAAAAATATTCAATCAATTTCCCGATTATCCTCCGCTTCTCATGTGGCTGAACGCGGTTTTTGCTCAAATAGATGGGAATACGGAAGCGATTAGCAAACATCTGGCCGAATTACATGCTAAGTATGAGAATGGATCGTCCGGCAGCCCGGCTTGGTTTATAGCCCTTTATTATGCGCATACAAAAGATTATGAGAGCACTTTTGAGTGGCTTCAGAAATCGTATGACAGACATGAAGTAGAGATGACTTGGCTTCGTGAAGAACCATTGTTGGCCCCTATTAGAAACGATTCCAGATATAAAGACCTCTACGAAAATGTGGGGTTTTCTAGTATTGGTTTGCCCATAAAATCTTCTTTAAAAAATTAG
- a CDS encoding acyl-CoA dehydrogenase family protein, translated as MIETQTNKKETLLEKLEVIFQNCRDRAAYYDANNLFFQEDFDELKEAGYLLIAVPEEFGGYGMLIDEVEQLTRKLAYHAAATALGLNMHIYWTGLVADLYRSGDTSLQWVLEEAGKGKIFAAGHGESGNDSPVLYSTCEAEKVEGGYKLTGHKMFGSLTPVWDYLGLHGQDNSDPDNPKVIHVFMPRETDNYEIKETWDNVLGMRATRSDDTILNGVFIPDKYIARQVAPGFAGIDGFILGVFAWANFGFANVYYGLAQRILNTVLEKLPQKKSISMGRPSMAYHGGIQRDVADMVLEVESIGPHLDTIVREYAEGKDYGGAWGVKIVAAKCHAAEGSMRLADKAMDIMGGAGLIHKVGFERLYRDARLAKIHPANTYFAREIMAKGMLGIDLDLKPR; from the coding sequence ATGATAGAGACACAGACAAACAAGAAAGAAACCTTACTAGAAAAATTAGAAGTCATTTTTCAAAATTGCCGAGACCGAGCGGCGTATTATGATGCTAATAATCTATTTTTTCAGGAAGATTTTGATGAACTTAAAGAAGCTGGGTATCTGCTCATTGCCGTTCCCGAAGAATTTGGGGGGTATGGAATGTTGATTGACGAGGTTGAACAACTCACTCGAAAACTTGCCTATCACGCGGCGGCAACGGCGTTGGGCCTCAATATGCATATTTACTGGACAGGTCTCGTCGCAGACCTCTATCGCTCGGGTGACACCTCACTGCAATGGGTGCTGGAGGAAGCTGGTAAAGGCAAGATTTTTGCTGCTGGGCATGGCGAGTCGGGCAATGACTCCCCGGTGCTCTATTCTACATGCGAAGCGGAGAAAGTTGAAGGGGGTTACAAACTTACGGGCCATAAAATGTTCGGTAGTCTTACTCCTGTTTGGGATTACCTCGGGCTTCATGGGCAAGACAATAGCGACCCTGACAATCCAAAGGTCATACACGTCTTTATGCCCCGTGAAACGGATAACTATGAAATTAAAGAGACTTGGGACAATGTGCTCGGCATGCGGGCCACTCGTTCCGATGATACAATATTAAACGGCGTCTTTATACCGGATAAATATATAGCAAGACAAGTGGCTCCAGGTTTTGCTGGTATCGATGGGTTTATTCTGGGCGTTTTTGCCTGGGCCAACTTCGGTTTCGCCAACGTTTATTATGGTTTGGCTCAACGAATCTTGAATACCGTACTGGAAAAATTACCCCAAAAGAAATCTATTTCCATGGGCCGGCCCTCTATGGCTTATCATGGAGGAATACAGCGCGATGTAGCCGATATGGTATTGGAAGTAGAAAGCATCGGTCCGCATTTAGATACCATTGTACGAGAATATGCCGAAGGTAAGGATTATGGGGGTGCCTGGGGTGTGAAGATTGTAGCTGCCAAATGTCATGCAGCCGAAGGCTCAATGCGTTTGGCCGATAAGGCAATGGACATTATGGGCGGTGCCGGACTCATCCATAAGGTTGGTTTTGAACGCTTGTATCGCGATGCCCGTTTGGCCAAAATTCATCCCGCTAACACCTATTTTGCCCGTGAAATTATGGCCAAGGGCATGTTGGGAATCGATTTAGATCTGAAGCCTAGATAA
- a CDS encoding DsrE family protein has translation MKKYIQLAMVLFVTNIAVAQEKPIKVVFDVTSANTDVHKSAARHVRLMSETYPDSEFELVVYSSAYSMVDNDSSAAGETLREIVKNDNVSIVVCANTLKRNKKSISDLIPGVTTVPDGIYEIIAKQQLGWGYIKEGK, from the coding sequence ATGAAAAAGTATATACAATTGGCAATGGTGCTATTCGTAACGAACATTGCCGTAGCCCAAGAAAAGCCCATAAAAGTTGTTTTTGATGTAACAAGCGCAAATACCGATGTGCATAAATCCGCAGCCCGTCATGTACGATTAATGTCGGAGACCTATCCGGATTCTGAATTTGAACTCGTGGTGTATAGCAGTGCTTACAGTATGGTTGATAATGATTCTTCTGCTGCAGGTGAGACACTTCGCGAAATTGTAAAGAATGATAATGTCTCTATTGTGGTGTGTGCAAATACCTTAAAAAGGAATAAAAAGAGTATTAGCGATCTGATTCCTGGCGTTACTACTGTGCCCGACGGTATTTATGAGATTATTGCCAAACAACAGCTTGGTTGGGGCTATATCAAAGAAGGAAAATAA
- a CDS encoding c-type cytochrome codes for MRKRLSIPFAALLLLSLFLLWTCWGGLFTGYINQSVFNEMYDMNYDISKLTNSDEDELIKQGYEVFRNTSKYIGPNSGKSNKVFAGNNLSCSNCHLWSGTKPYAAPLIGIIQRFPQFRGRENKIGTIEERINGCMERSMNGKMLPPESKEMKAMISYLNWLSRFAPKDGKIKGQGFVKIKIPDRAVNLEMGKSVFTANCIVCHGKNGQGKRSVDGGDTHYEYPPLWGDDSYNNGAGMTRVITAAQFIKANMPFGATYENPVLTDEEAYDVAGFINQQRRPQKLNKDKDFPDLKKKPVSTPYPPYADTFSITQHQLGPFKPIIDHYKINHNIVKSK; via the coding sequence TTGAGAAAGAGGCTTTCTATTCCCTTTGCGGCACTTTTACTACTATCTCTTTTTTTGCTTTGGACGTGTTGGGGAGGATTGTTTACCGGTTACATAAATCAGAGCGTATTTAATGAAATGTACGATATGAATTATGACATTTCAAAGCTGACAAATTCCGATGAAGATGAACTAATAAAGCAAGGATATGAGGTATTCCGGAATACCTCAAAATATATAGGTCCAAACAGTGGGAAAAGCAATAAGGTCTTTGCTGGAAACAATCTTTCCTGTTCCAATTGTCATTTGTGGTCCGGCACTAAACCTTACGCAGCACCTTTAATTGGCATTATACAAAGATTTCCGCAGTTCAGGGGCAGGGAAAATAAGATAGGAACTATTGAAGAGCGTATTAACGGTTGCATGGAACGTAGCATGAACGGTAAAATGTTACCGCCAGAGAGTAAAGAAATGAAAGCTATGATCTCATATTTGAATTGGTTGAGCCGATTCGCTCCAAAAGATGGTAAAATCAAAGGGCAGGGTTTTGTGAAAATTAAGATTCCTGATAGGGCTGTCAATCTTGAAATGGGAAAAAGTGTTTTTACCGCCAATTGTATTGTATGCCATGGCAAGAATGGGCAAGGTAAAAGGTCAGTTGATGGTGGTGATACACATTATGAGTATCCACCACTTTGGGGAGATGATAGCTACAATAATGGGGCGGGAATGACAAGGGTAATTACGGCGGCCCAATTTATTAAGGCCAATATGCCATTTGGGGCAACCTATGAAAATCCAGTTTTAACGGATGAAGAAGCCTATGACGTGGCAGGGTTTATTAACCAACAAAGGCGACCGCAAAAACTAAATAAGGACAAAGATTTTCCGGACTTAAAGAAAAAGCCAGTCTCAACGCCATATCCACCATATGCCGATACCTTTTCAATAACACAGCATCAGTTGGGGCCATTCAAACCTATAATAGATCACTATAAAATCAACCACAATATTGTTAAATCTAAATAA